Proteins from a single region of Nocardioides anomalus:
- a CDS encoding Eco57I restriction-modification methylase domain-containing protein, which yields MKGGVTASLSTVRVAGGLLPADVLDAVMAGGLDGLDGAAYHLGGESPREAAARVWTYLQGAYRRFRDDLAQLPDGDPAVGLTRERWLGLLLDQLGYGRVPAAHAGGLTAGDKQYPVSHLAGQTPVHLLGWGVPLDTRSPGVAGAARAPHSMVQELLNRTDDYLWAVLSNGRLVRLLRDSTTLTGFAYVEFDLEAMFDGDLYAEFTLLYLLCHQSRVEVPEGEPPTSCWLERWRTTAVSQGVRALNLLRAGVETALETLGTGFLQHPANIQLREQVAGGDVRLVDVHGALLRTVYRLLFWSVAEERGALLAETVGSEERHRYDNYFSSRRLRELALTRHGSNHDDLWQGVEFVLTALGSREGEPRLGLPGLGGLFTVTEADVLDGCRLPNTAVLSAMRSLSVVQPKGQPRRRVDFAQLGAEELGSIYESLLELVPRYDRISHAFSLEVLAGNDRKTSGSYYTPTELVELVLDTALDPVLDDVEKRTNTPEERAAALLDLKVCDPAVGSAHFLVAAARRIAMRLATARTGELDPTPTHFSDALHDVVARCLYGVDVNPMAADLAKVSLWLTAMTPGRPLSFLDHHIKVGNALLGTTPALLKEGIPNTAFAVLTGDDKDTVAAWKKANNEDRKHRGQADLFGDAGIVLDTTATRRVVAEVANRLARTETVDDIAWAAQRYHALRDDPDTIRNQLVADAWCAAFLGPKGPDDVPLTDRVLQQIAHATASEEVLAAVRKVAQRHRLFHWHLEFPEIFPEEAGHAGFDAVVGNPPFLSPLRAGAAVSRPRLLAKHAFGGLGGPKADESSYFLLLAARLRSDRGRIGLVLPDSFLAATDSADIRRSVAASHDLALIWRGDGSEFEASVTTIIVVLTRLGDSPTTRRLSGPDFAPLRSASLEWRDGSWAPLIAGHVGGLYVQSRPGAGTLGDLCDITADYRDQYYGLRGAVFDAPETFVPTPGLPYLVTTGLIDPLRMSWGNVATKFDKARYERPVVDLAKLAPPLRTWAEGRLRPKLLVATQGKLPEVAIDEHGEWLPCVPVISVVPREGGPSLRELAALLTSPPIYDFLRATKLGAGLATGALKVSAGDLRQVPAPADLSVLAEAAVALEAAFERREHVQRYVDLMNKAFRLEEQASSSWNEAFHAYLSRRAA from the coding sequence GTGAAGGGCGGCGTGACGGCATCCCTTAGCACGGTGCGGGTGGCGGGCGGGCTGCTGCCCGCCGACGTTCTCGACGCAGTTATGGCCGGCGGCCTGGACGGCCTTGACGGTGCCGCCTACCACCTGGGTGGCGAGAGCCCGCGGGAGGCTGCCGCCCGGGTCTGGACCTATCTGCAGGGCGCCTATCGCCGGTTCCGGGACGACCTGGCCCAGCTGCCCGATGGGGACCCGGCGGTCGGCCTCACTCGGGAGCGCTGGCTCGGTCTGTTGCTCGACCAGCTCGGGTACGGCCGCGTCCCAGCCGCCCACGCCGGCGGCCTCACCGCAGGCGACAAGCAGTACCCCGTCAGCCACCTTGCGGGACAGACACCGGTCCATCTGCTCGGGTGGGGCGTCCCTCTCGATACCAGGTCGCCGGGAGTCGCGGGAGCCGCGCGCGCGCCGCACTCGATGGTGCAGGAGCTTCTGAACCGCACCGACGACTACCTCTGGGCGGTCCTTTCCAACGGTCGGCTGGTGCGCCTGCTGCGCGACTCCACCACGCTGACCGGATTCGCCTACGTCGAGTTCGACCTGGAGGCGATGTTCGACGGCGACCTGTACGCCGAGTTCACGCTTCTCTACCTGCTCTGCCACCAGTCCCGGGTTGAGGTGCCGGAGGGTGAGCCTCCTACCTCGTGCTGGCTCGAGCGGTGGCGCACCACCGCCGTCAGCCAGGGCGTCCGCGCCCTCAACCTGCTCCGGGCCGGCGTCGAGACAGCGCTCGAGACGCTCGGCACCGGCTTCCTGCAGCACCCCGCCAACATCCAGCTGCGCGAGCAAGTCGCCGGAGGCGACGTCCGTCTCGTCGATGTACACGGCGCGTTGCTCCGGACCGTCTACCGGCTCCTGTTCTGGTCGGTCGCCGAGGAGCGCGGCGCACTGCTAGCTGAGACTGTGGGCTCGGAGGAACGCCACCGCTACGACAACTACTTCTCCTCGCGACGGCTCCGTGAGCTAGCCCTCACGCGGCATGGCAGCAACCACGACGACCTCTGGCAAGGTGTCGAGTTCGTCCTCACGGCGCTCGGGTCGCGAGAAGGGGAGCCCCGGCTCGGGCTGCCCGGGCTTGGTGGGCTGTTCACCGTGACCGAGGCCGACGTGCTAGACGGCTGCCGGCTGCCGAACACCGCGGTGCTGTCTGCGATGCGCTCCCTGTCCGTTGTCCAGCCGAAGGGCCAGCCGCGCCGTCGGGTCGACTTCGCGCAGCTCGGGGCCGAGGAGCTCGGCTCGATCTACGAGTCGCTGCTCGAGCTCGTGCCGCGCTACGACCGCATCAGCCACGCGTTCAGCCTCGAGGTGTTGGCCGGCAACGACCGCAAGACCTCCGGCAGCTACTACACGCCCACTGAGCTGGTCGAGCTGGTCCTCGACACCGCCCTCGATCCGGTCCTCGACGACGTCGAGAAACGGACCAACACCCCCGAGGAGCGCGCGGCCGCCCTGCTCGACCTCAAGGTCTGCGACCCTGCCGTCGGCTCGGCGCACTTCCTCGTCGCCGCAGCGCGCCGGATCGCGATGCGCCTGGCCACCGCTCGGACCGGCGAGCTTGACCCCACGCCGACTCACTTCAGCGACGCCCTGCACGACGTCGTCGCCCGCTGCCTGTACGGCGTCGACGTGAACCCGATGGCCGCGGACCTAGCCAAGGTCAGCCTGTGGCTCACGGCCATGACCCCGGGCAGACCGCTGTCGTTCCTCGACCACCACATCAAGGTCGGCAACGCCTTGCTCGGTACGACCCCCGCCCTGCTCAAGGAAGGCATCCCCAACACGGCCTTCGCCGTTCTGACGGGCGACGACAAGGACACCGTCGCCGCTTGGAAGAAGGCCAACAACGAAGACCGGAAGCACCGCGGTCAGGCCGACCTCTTCGGCGACGCCGGCATCGTCCTCGACACCACGGCCACCCGCCGCGTCGTCGCCGAAGTCGCTAACCGGCTGGCACGGACCGAGACGGTCGATGACATCGCCTGGGCCGCACAGCGGTACCACGCACTTCGCGACGACCCGGACACCATCCGCAACCAGCTCGTCGCCGACGCCTGGTGCGCCGCCTTCCTCGGCCCCAAAGGCCCGGACGACGTCCCCCTCACGGACCGCGTTCTGCAACAGATCGCCCACGCCACCGCAAGTGAAGAGGTGCTTGCCGCTGTCCGCAAGGTCGCCCAGCGACACCGACTCTTCCACTGGCACCTAGAGTTCCCCGAGATCTTCCCGGAGGAGGCGGGTCATGCCGGCTTCGACGCGGTGGTGGGTAACCCGCCATTTCTTTCTCCGCTGCGCGCGGGAGCCGCGGTCTCGCGACCTAGGCTCCTGGCCAAGCACGCCTTCGGCGGCCTCGGGGGACCTAAAGCGGACGAGAGCTCTTACTTCCTTCTGCTCGCCGCACGGTTGCGAAGCGATCGGGGCCGCATCGGCCTGGTACTCCCCGACTCATTCCTCGCCGCGACCGACTCAGCCGATATCCGTCGATCGGTGGCCGCGTCCCATGACCTAGCCCTGATCTGGCGAGGTGACGGATCGGAGTTCGAGGCGTCGGTGACCACGATCATCGTGGTGCTTACTCGCCTCGGTGACAGCCCCACGACACGCCGGCTTTCGGGCCCTGACTTCGCGCCGCTGCGTAGCGCGTCGCTCGAGTGGCGGGATGGCTCTTGGGCGCCGCTAATCGCGGGTCACGTCGGTGGTCTCTACGTCCAGTCCAGGCCTGGAGCTGGCACGCTGGGAGACCTGTGCGACATTACGGCCGACTATCGCGACCAGTACTACGGATTGCGCGGAGCCGTTTTCGACGCGCCAGAAACGTTCGTGCCGACACCGGGTTTGCCCTACCTGGTCACCACCGGGCTCATCGACCCGTTGCGGATGAGCTGGGGGAACGTGGCGACTAAGTTCGACAAGGCCAGGTACGAGCGACCGGTCGTGGACCTCGCAAAGTTGGCTCCGCCTCTGCGAACGTGGGCCGAGGGTCGGTTGCGCCCCAAGCTGCTCGTGGCCACTCAGGGCAAGCTCCCGGAGGTCGCGATCGACGAGCACGGTGAGTGGCTGCCCTGCGTCCCGGTCATCTCGGTGGTGCCTCGCGAAGGTGGCCCAAGCCTGCGTGAACTGGCTGCCCTCCTGACGAGTCCGCCGATCTACGACTTCTTGCGCGCAACCAAGCTCGGGGCTGGCTTGGCGACCGGTGCGCTCAAGGTGTCGGCCGGTGACCTTCGTCAGGTTCCCGCCCCGGCGGATCTGTCGGTGCTGGCCGAGGCCGCGGTCGCGCTCGAGGCAGCGTTCGAAAGGCGGGAGCACGTCCAGCGCTACGTCGACCTGATGAACAAAGCGTTTCGACTGGAGGAGCAGGCCAGTTCGTCTTGGAACGAGGCGTTCCACGCTTACTTGTCGAGGAGGGCGGCGTGA
- a CDS encoding helicase-related protein, with protein sequence MTATSTESTGSTFDAAVGSLVRTRGREWVVLPGTTPDFLLLQPLGGGSADIVGVFPDEGVEPAQFPPPLATDLGDSTSAALLRTALRVGFAASAGPFRSLAGIAVSPRSYQYVPLLLALRQDVVRLLIADDVGIGKTIEAGLIAAELLAQGTVRRIAVLCSPALAEQWQRELSAKFGIDAELLLTSTVKRLERDLMMNESLFDRYPHVIVSTDFIKSDRRRHDFLQRCPELVIVDEAHNCVAGSGQGQRSRHQRYELLHDLAADAERHLVLATATPHSGDEEAFTNLIGLCNPDLRTVDLATDAGRRLLARHFVQRRRGDIRHYLDENTPFPSDRLTLDVPYTLAPAYRDLFDDVLAYAREQVRRGDDDAKSRVRWWSVLALLRALASSPRAAEATLRTRAANIEAKTAEEADALGRAAVLDVDDDEALEGMDTTPGSITDDEETTAGTSDRRRLLEFARRAAQLDGPEQDRKLAALVTQVKGLLKGGDQPIVFCRFIDTAHYVAEHLAQALKKKATVISVTGELPPAERERRVAELTAAEGAHVLVATDCLSEGVNLQEGFSAVVHYDLCWNPTRHEQREGRVDRFLQRRDVVRAITLYGEDNGIDGIVLDVLIRRHRAIAKATGVAVPVPGDGQGVIDALAEGLLLRGEDTRDQLLLDLDLDTRARDLETAWTSAAEKEKASRARYAQNTIKPEEVSAEVDEVRAALGSHGDLRAFLEATFGTLGSTVTATDDGFTAVTATLPLGARSTLPTGLLDPLPFHQDPPAERGHAVIARTDPAVQAVARYVLESALDPTVLDAERPARRAGVMRTDAVTTRTTVLLLRLRFHLTLPAPSGPRQRVAEDACVLAFEGPPSQAVWLPDDRAEALLSAVPSGNVPEGIAQGWMEGILAELHQLTPQLDAVAGARAERLLSAHLRARSGRSREAEASRRGLTVTAQHPVDVLSIQLLMPTQGTH encoded by the coding sequence ATGACTGCTACGAGCACCGAGTCAACAGGCTCCACCTTCGACGCGGCGGTCGGCAGCCTGGTCCGGACCCGCGGCCGGGAGTGGGTGGTCCTGCCCGGCACCACCCCCGACTTCCTCCTGCTCCAACCCCTGGGCGGAGGCAGCGCAGACATCGTCGGCGTCTTCCCCGACGAAGGCGTCGAGCCGGCGCAGTTCCCACCGCCGCTCGCCACCGACCTCGGCGACAGCACCTCCGCAGCCCTTCTGCGCACCGCACTACGCGTCGGCTTCGCGGCGAGCGCCGGCCCCTTCCGCTCGCTCGCCGGGATCGCGGTCAGCCCACGCAGCTACCAGTACGTCCCTCTCCTCCTCGCGCTGCGCCAAGACGTCGTCCGTCTCCTCATCGCCGACGACGTCGGGATCGGCAAGACCATCGAGGCCGGGCTGATCGCCGCCGAGCTCCTGGCCCAGGGGACCGTGCGCCGGATAGCGGTGCTCTGCTCGCCCGCCTTGGCCGAGCAGTGGCAGCGCGAGCTGTCGGCCAAGTTCGGCATCGACGCCGAGCTGCTCCTGACCAGCACCGTCAAGCGCCTCGAGCGAGACCTGATGATGAATGAGTCGCTCTTCGACCGCTACCCGCACGTCATCGTCTCCACCGACTTCATCAAGTCCGACCGACGGCGCCACGACTTCCTGCAGCGCTGCCCCGAGCTGGTGATCGTCGACGAGGCCCACAACTGCGTCGCCGGGTCCGGCCAGGGCCAGCGCTCCCGGCACCAACGCTATGAGCTGCTCCACGACCTCGCCGCCGACGCCGAGCGACACCTCGTGCTGGCCACCGCGACGCCCCACTCGGGCGACGAGGAGGCCTTCACCAACCTCATCGGCCTGTGCAACCCCGACCTGCGCACTGTCGACCTCGCCACCGACGCGGGCCGCCGGCTGCTAGCCCGGCACTTCGTCCAGCGGCGCCGCGGCGACATCCGCCACTACCTCGACGAGAACACACCCTTCCCAAGCGACCGACTCACCCTCGACGTGCCCTACACGCTCGCCCCTGCCTATCGAGACCTGTTCGACGACGTCCTCGCCTACGCGCGCGAGCAGGTACGCCGCGGCGACGACGACGCCAAGAGCCGAGTCCGCTGGTGGTCGGTGCTGGCCCTCCTGCGCGCACTAGCGTCGAGTCCCCGTGCAGCTGAAGCCACCCTGCGTACCCGGGCGGCCAACATCGAGGCGAAGACAGCCGAGGAGGCCGATGCTCTCGGTCGGGCAGCGGTCCTCGACGTCGATGACGACGAGGCGCTCGAGGGCATGGACACCACGCCAGGCTCGATCACCGACGACGAGGAGACCACCGCCGGCACGTCAGACCGCCGGCGTCTCCTCGAGTTCGCCCGCCGCGCCGCCCAGCTCGACGGACCAGAGCAGGACCGCAAGCTCGCGGCCCTAGTCACCCAGGTCAAGGGCCTGCTCAAGGGTGGCGACCAGCCGATCGTTTTCTGCCGCTTCATCGACACCGCCCACTATGTCGCCGAGCACCTCGCCCAGGCACTCAAGAAGAAGGCGACCGTAATCAGCGTCACCGGCGAACTACCACCCGCCGAGCGCGAGCGACGCGTGGCCGAGCTGACCGCCGCCGAGGGCGCCCACGTCCTCGTCGCCACCGACTGCCTCTCGGAGGGCGTCAACCTGCAGGAGGGCTTCTCCGCGGTCGTCCACTACGACCTGTGCTGGAACCCGACGCGCCACGAGCAACGCGAGGGCCGGGTCGACCGGTTCCTGCAGCGCCGCGATGTAGTTCGCGCGATCACGCTCTACGGCGAGGACAACGGCATCGACGGCATCGTCCTGGACGTCCTGATCCGCCGCCACCGGGCCATCGCTAAGGCCACCGGAGTAGCCGTCCCCGTCCCCGGCGACGGCCAGGGCGTCATCGACGCCCTGGCCGAGGGACTCCTGTTGCGCGGCGAGGACACCCGAGACCAGCTGCTTCTCGACCTCGACCTCGACACACGCGCCCGCGACCTCGAAACCGCCTGGACCTCAGCCGCCGAGAAGGAGAAAGCGTCCCGCGCCCGCTACGCCCAGAACACCATCAAGCCGGAGGAGGTGTCCGCCGAGGTCGACGAGGTGCGCGCCGCACTCGGCTCGCACGGCGATCTGCGCGCGTTCCTCGAAGCAACCTTCGGCACCCTCGGTTCGACGGTCACCGCGACCGACGATGGGTTCACCGCCGTCACCGCCACGCTCCCGCTCGGCGCCCGCAGCACGCTACCCACCGGCCTGCTCGACCCGCTGCCTTTCCACCAGGACCCACCAGCCGAGCGCGGCCACGCAGTCATCGCACGCACCGACCCCGCGGTCCAGGCAGTGGCCCGCTACGTCCTAGAAAGCGCGCTCGACCCCACCGTGCTAGACGCCGAACGCCCAGCCCGGCGCGCCGGCGTGATGCGCACCGACGCAGTCACCACCCGCACGACCGTCCTGCTGCTTCGCCTGCGCTTCCACCTCACCCTGCCTGCCCCGTCGGGTCCCCGCCAGCGAGTCGCCGAAGACGCCTGCGTGCTGGCCTTCGAGGGCCCGCCGAGCCAAGCCGTGTGGCTGCCCGACGATCGCGCCGAGGCCCTTCTGTCCGCAGTCCCCAGCGGCAACGTGCCCGAGGGGATCGCCCAGGGATGGATGGAGGGCATCCTCGCCGAGCTCCACCAGCTGACACCTCAGCTGGACGCCGTCGCGGGCGCACGCGCCGAGCGGCTGCTCTCTGCACATCTCCGTGCGCGGTCCGGTCGGAGCCGAGAGGCCGAGGCATCGCGACGCGGCCTCACCGTCACCGCCCAACACCCGGTCGACGTGCTCAGCATTCAGCTGCTCATGCCGACGCAAGGGACGCATTGA